From one Cyprinus carpio isolate SPL01 chromosome B3, ASM1834038v1, whole genome shotgun sequence genomic stretch:
- the LOC109045331 gene encoding periplakin-like, with protein MFRKKTGKTTVAISEKRPPETDLATLIDKLQKNADKVEKNIIETEQNLNRDIRKINESKQPLYQEDTNKRILNSLELLNSLDEDAAQASRLNHPQAEMIEKDMRQLRVRVMKLREEHDRIYHITRSEQVPTVNWGKIVDEKLANVNNKGYGQDLLTVENEVEEHNIFHSEVEALAPYITGDRDGPDGQQAKYSKLLASSSARQKNLLSLRDYMQRCTNELYWMEQQAEERTAYDWSDNNLDYPARKRQYENFISKCLEAKEKSITQLNEDGEELIEQNHPGKNVIGAHMDAVHADWKEYLNLLICEENHLKNMDDYHKFHKDARDTSDLLKRLETEINQKYNPEFKDMYQMEGLIADLNDQAKAMDHYDERLKALQQRSLQVLPLKYRRETPQKLLPIEALCEYETNEGSIMRGERYTLLRNNGSKWDVKDANGRTMSVPAVCFVIPPTDPEAVAVADNLINQHKGIKQKVASSKSALQARLAELKKESTGGQDKQEQQCRQLMAGLDKVVSDLDKQEKAIYSRVRPPLEQTRPVQDSADRLQDIKDIAAAVRKIEPEKSAKVQEAESFLRSSPKCASAPQLYSKVDEANKKYNKVDLLLKCSDDKLQNSYRLENSLQNGKALLSSYENKLAREEVAPSDLTSLEKTQRELADIASELRSKRSTIIENEQNLRDAKASCSNMANKVQEHCPDIERQEADVQKLTKRFDNLNRQVEARSQCLQRAKTAYANYNNDYDNLNSWLSRLPNYEPRETDDIRQIDDKLRNQRNLLSDITRKESDLNNVSRNAQLYQQAVKDYENEAERFKSILDLEDGLVPQTYKRSRLESPAWKVKREESAIESRFTEANAVNKQRLQNLEFAQSLLNQQPEVTVIQQNVQTVRSSAPGEEPWRIRKQLQEEIQRRDQLEREIQSVQSDIYLLEGQKPQDTIVKKELIKQVHDPQLDEEYHRVQQKLLEESRTTRVLESELDTLRVKLRGIETEMKEGAQQYTVKEVLRIERDRGQEEELRRLREELEEVKRLKMVRENEIIQIQKQVTVLAEEKSREQEIIREEEVIKVQNDPQLESEYRLLLDRKQKEINSRKELEDELRFLQEKLRRLEKEKAMAEEKISIKEVLKVEKDIALEREVENLRRQYEDEKLKRSSLLREKTDIHRKITSLEEEKSRVIIQEKVREIVRPDPKAEAEVANLRLDLVEQQRRCRDSELQLKTLQDELIVLRNRGPQIEYKEIIKEVIKYKIDPETERELEKLRNEIVDKTHQTEKFEMEILQLKDEIQRWKDTQPQIHTKEVVNEILQYREDPKTKEEIESLKRKLAEEQRKRLDLENERASNEERIRIKKIDLSQVREKIVQQEVVKMEQDPLLRSECDTFTQNINNEQKQREILKEELIRLQHQRAELDIQLEELERERRARREAELEIQRLRVRLNELEIRDKENREKVTVKQKVVLQQDPQQEKEHSILRLQVEEERHKRMLLEKEYNLLLQKQEILERTEVREKVVRTEKVQVERDPEAEMDIIRLKKSLEEEEKRRRELDQEIINLNSKLSEVEFTNTKSSKELNYIRDESNRLQQENQRLQNEIRKLQSEIEITTKETRHITETSPVESSRNLEIRLESLQRELSDLKRIRIEKDAEIEKLQKSLSAMRVKREQRESHLRRSIVVIDPDTGKEMRPEEAYKLGLIDWKMFVNLQSQECDWEEITVKGPNGESSVLHDRKSGKKFAIEDALRAGNITNRQLQQYQNKEISIQEFGLMLSGRVK; from the exons ATGTTCAGAAAGAAGACCGGAAAGACCACCGTGGCCATCAGTGAAAAAAG ACCACCTGAAACTGATTTGGCGACCCTGATTGACAAGTTGCAGAAGAATGCAGACAAGGTGGAGAAGAACATCATTGAGACGGAACAGAATCTCAACAGG GATATCAGGAAGATCAATGAGAGCAAGCAGCCCCTGTACCAGGAGGACACCAACAAGAGGATCCTGAACTCACTGGAGCTGCTGAATAGTCTGGATGAAGACGCAGCCCAAGCCTCTCGTTTGAATCACCCTCAAGCTGAGATGATTGAGAAGGA TATGAGACAGCTGCGAGTGCGTGTGATGAAGCTCCGTGAGGAACATGATCGCATTTACCACATCACACGATCAGAGCAGGTTCCCACCGTCAACTGGGGGAAGATAGTTGATGAGAAACTG GCAAATGTGAACAACAAAGGATACGGACAAGATCTGCTGACCGTCGAGAATGAAGTAGAGGAGCACAATATTTTCCACAGCGAAGTCGAGGCACTGGCTCCGTACATCACTGGAGACCGG GATGGTCCGGATGGCCAGCAGGCGAAGTACAGCAAACTACTG GCGAGCTCCTCGGCACGTCAGAAGAACCTGCTCAGCCTGAGGGACTACATGCAGCGATGCACCAACGAGCTCTACTGGATGGAACAGCAAGCTGAAGAGAGAACCGCATATGACTGGAGCGACAACAACCTGGACTACCCTGCCCGCAAGAGGCAGTACGAG AACTTCATTAGCAAGTGTCTGGAGGCTAAGGAGAAAAGCATCACCCAGCTGAATGAAGATGGAGAGGAACTTATTGAGCAGAACCATCCAGGAAAAAATGTCATTGGG GCACACATGGATGCCGTACATGCGGATTGGAAGGAATACCTCAACCTGCTCATCTGTGAAGAGAACCACCTCAAGAACATGGATGATTATCACAAA ttccACAAGGATGCAAGAGACACCAGCGATTTGTTGAAGCGCCTGGAAACCGAGATCAACCAGAAGTATAACCCTGAGTTTAAAGACATGTACCAGATGGAGGGCCTGATTGCTGACCTGAAT GATCAGGCAAAGGCCATGGACCATTACGACGAGCGGCTGAAAGCTCTTCAGCAGCGTAGCCTGCAGGTGCTCCCTCTGAAGTACCGCAGGGAGACTCCTCAGAAACTGCTCCCTATTGAGGCTCTGTGTGAATACGAGACTAATGAG GGTTCAATTATGCGAGGGGAGCGGTACACCCTGCTCAGGAACAATGGGTCAAAATGGGACGTGAAGGACGCAAATGGTCGCACCATGAGTGTTCCAGCAGTGTGCTTCGTAATCCCACCGACTGACCCTGAGGCTGTGGCCGTTGCGGATAA TCTAATAAACCAGCACAAAGGTATCAAACAGAAAGTAGCCAGCAGCAAATCTGCACTGCAGGCACGACTGGCAGAGCTGAAGAAGGAGAGTACAGGAGGTCAAG ATAAACAAGAGCAGCAATGCCGTCAACTGATGGCAGGACTGGATAAAGTGGTCAGTGATCTGGATAAGCAGGAGAAGGCCATTTACTCCCGTGTGCGCCCCCCACTGGAGCAGACACGTCCTGTGCAAGACAGCGCTGACAGGCTACAGGACATAAAG GACATTGCTGCTGCTGTTCGTAAGATAGAGCCAGAAAAGTCTGCGAAAGTACAGGAAGCTGAGAGTTTCCTCAGATCCTCTCCCAAATGTGCAAGTGCACCACAGCTCTACTCCAAGGTGGATGAGgctaacaaaaaatacaataaagttgATTTGCTCTTGAAATGTTCTGATGACAA ACTGCAGAACTCCTATCGGCTGGAGAATTCTCTGCAGAATGGCAAAGCTCTGCTTTCCTCTTATGAAAACAAACTGGCAAGAGAGGAGGTCGCCCCATCTGACCTCACCTCACTGGAGAAGACCCAACGTGAGTTGGCG GATATTGCATCGGAGCTGAGGAGCAAAAGATCTACTATAATAGAGAATGAGCAGAACCTGCGAGATGCCAAGGCCAGCTGCAGCAACATGGCCAACAAAGTGCAAGAACATTGCCCTGATATCGAGAGGCAAGAGGCTGATGTTCAGAAACTCACCAAGCGCTTTGACAACCTGAACAGACAGGTTGAAGCAAG ATCACAATGTCTGCAAAGAGCCAAAACCGCTTATGCCAACTACAACAATGACTATGACAACCTTAATAGCTGGCTTTCTCGACTACCAAACTATGAGCCACGGGAAACTGATGACATCAGACAGATTGATGACAAACTGAGAAATCAAAGA AATCTGCTCTCTGACATCACGAGAAAGGAATCAGACCTGAACAATGTTTCTAGAAATGCACAGCTTTATCAGCAAGCAGTCAAG GACTATGAAAATGAAGCGGAACGGTTTAAATCCATCCTTGACCTTGAAGATGGCTTGGTTCCTCAGACATACAAAAGGAGCAGACTTGAATCTCCTGCCTGGAAAGTGAAGAGAGag GAATCTGCAATTGAGTCCAGATTCACTGAAGCGAATGCTGTGAACAAGCAGAGGCTGCAGAACCTAGAGTTTGCTCAAAGCCTTCTTAACCAG CAACCGGAAGTTACAGTAATCCAGCAAAATGTCCAGACGGTGAGATCCTCAGCCCCAGGAGAAGAGCCCTGGAGAATCAGAAAACAGCTTCAGGAAGAGATTCAGCGGAGAGACCAACTGGAAAGAGAAATTCAGAGTGTCCAGAGTGACATCTATTTACTAGAGGGCCAGAAACCACAGGACACAATCGTCAAAAAAGAGCTCATCAAGCAGGTGCATGACCCTCAACTTGATGAAGAATATCACCGGGTTCAGCAGAAGCTCTTAGAAGAAAGCAGGACCACTCGTGTCTTAGAGAGCGAGCTGGACACCCTCCGTGTAAAGCTGCGTGGGATTGAGACGGAAATGAAAGAGGGAGCTCAGCAGTATACAGTCAAAGAGGTGCTCCGCATTGAGAGGGACAGGGGACAGGAGGAAGAACTCAGGAGACTGAGAGAAGAGCTAGAAGAAGTCAAAAGGTTGAAGATGGTCAGAGAGAACGAAATCATCCAGATTCAAAAGCAAGTGACTGTTCTTGCAGAGGAGAAAAGCAGGGAGCAGGAAATCATCAGGGAGGAGGAAGTCATTAAGGTTCAGAATGACCCCCAGCTTGAGAGCGAGTACAGACTATTGCTTGACAGGAAACAAAAAGAAATCAACAGCCGAAAGGAACTCGAAGACGAGCTTCGATTCCTGCAGGAGAAACTAAGGCGTCTTGAAAAGGAAAAGGCAATGGCTGAGGAAAAGATCTCCATCAAAGAGGTACTGAAAGTTGAGAAAGATATTGCTTTGGAGAGAGAGGTAGAGAACCTGAGGAGACAATACGAAGATGAAAAACTGAAGCGCAGCTCTTTGCTGAGAGAGAAAACGGATATTCATCGCAAGATTACCAGCCTGGAGGAAGAGAAGTCGAGGGTCATCATTCAGGAGAAAGTGCGTGAGATTGTTCGACCTGACCCGAAGGCGGAAGCGGAGGTGGCAAATCTTCGACTTGACCTGGTGGAGCAGCAGAGAAGATGCAGAGATTCAGAGCTCCAGCTGAAGACCTTACAGGATGAACTGATAGTGCTAAGAAACAGAGGCCCACAAATTGAATACAAGGAGATCATCAAAGAGGTCATCAAATACAAGATTGACCCGGAAACTGAAAGAGAACTGGAGAAACTCAGGAATGAAATTGTGGACAAAACCCACCAAACAGAGAAGTTTGAGATGGAGATCCTCCAACTCAAAGATGAGATTCAACGATGGAAAGACACCCAGCCTCAGATTCATACCAAAGAGGTTGTGAATGAGATCCTGCAATACAGAGAAGATCCTAAAACCAAGGAGGAGATTGAGAGTCTCAAGCGGAAACTGGCTGAGGAACAGAGGAAACGTCTGGACCTGGAAAACGAAAGGGCCTCCAATGAAGAACGGATCAGGATCAAGAAGATCGACCTGTCTCAGGTGAGGGAGAAGATTGTCCAGCAAGAAGTAGTGAAGATGGAGCAGGATCCACTCTTGAGGTCTGAATGTGACACCTTCACTCAAAACATCAACAATgagcagaaacagagagagatctTGAAAGAAGAGCTGATCAGGTTGCAGCATCAAAGGGCTGAATTGGACATTCAGCTTGAGGAGCTGGAACGTGAACGCAGAGCCCGCAGAGAAGCTGAGCTTGAAATCCAGAGGCTGAGAGTGCGGCTCAATGAACTGGAGATCAGGGACAAGGAAAACCGAGAAAAGGTTACAGTAAAGCAAAAGGTCGTTCTCCAGCAGGACCctcaacaagaaaaagagcactcCATCCTACGTCTTCAGGTTGAAGAGGAGAGGCACAAGCGTATGCTCTTGGAGAAGGAGTACAATCTTTTGTTGCAAAAGCAGGAAATACTTGAGAGAACGGAAGTGCGTGAAAAAGTTGTGCGAACCGAAAAAGTTCAAGTCGAACGAGACCCAGAGGCCGAGATGGACATTATAAGGCTAAAGAAAAGCCTTGAAGAAGAGGAAAAGCGACGTCGCGAGCTGGACCAAGAGATTATCAACCTAAACTCCAAGCTTTCGGAGGTGGAGTTCACCAATACAAAATCATCCAAAGAACTCAACTACATTCGCGACGAAAGCAACCGGTTACAGCAGGAGAACCAGCGCCTACAGAACGAAATAAGGAAGCTTCAATCCGAGATCGAGATCACGACAAAAGAAACCAGACACATCACTGAGACTTCTCCGGTGGAAAGCAGCAGGAACCTGGAAATTCGATTGGAATCCTTGCAAAGAGAACTCTCTGACCTCAAGCGCATTCGAATCGAGAAAGACGCAGAAATCGAAAAGCTTCAGAAGAGTCTGTCTGCGATGAGAGTGAAGAGGGAGCAGCGAGAAAGCCACCTCCGCCGCTCGATTGTCGTCATCGATCCGGACACAGGGAAGGAGATGAGGCCTGAGGAGGCTTACAAGCTCGGCCTAATCGACTGGAAAATGTTCGTCAACCTTCAGAGTCAAGAATGCGACTGGGAGGAGATCACAGTCAAGGGTCCGAATGGCGAGTCCTCCGTCCTTCATGACAGAAAATCAGGCAAGAAGTTTGCCATCGAAGACGCTCTGAGGGCTGGAAACATCACAAACCGTCAGCTGCAACAATATCAGAACAAAGAGATCAGCATCCAGGAGTTCGGTCTCATGCTGTCAGGCAGAGTCAAATAA